In Streptomyces violaceusniger Tu 4113, one DNA window encodes the following:
- a CDS encoding IclR family transcriptional regulator, translating to MLDKAVAVLDCFRPDGGAFRLTELSARTGLAKTTVFRLCADLVRLGLLERAAETYRLGGALFELGSLVPRRRDLREAALPFLQDLFEATHETVHLGVREGHEVVYVERIHGHDALRLPSRIGGRLPLTCTGVGKALLAFSGSELVEDVLAASLPRLTPHSIIHPDRLRTAIEQAQVAGLAYEEEEAAPGVSCIAAPVFDGPTAVAALSVAVPRSRFRPAQLAPAVRTAALGLSRALRSGT from the coding sequence ATGCTCGACAAGGCAGTGGCGGTTCTCGACTGCTTCCGGCCCGACGGCGGCGCGTTCCGTCTCACAGAACTCTCCGCGCGTACGGGGCTGGCCAAGACCACCGTGTTCCGGCTCTGCGCCGATCTGGTCCGGCTCGGCCTGCTCGAACGCGCCGCCGAGACCTATCGGCTCGGCGGCGCTCTGTTCGAGCTGGGCTCGCTCGTCCCGCGCCGACGTGACCTGCGGGAGGCCGCGCTGCCGTTCCTGCAGGACCTCTTCGAGGCCACCCACGAGACCGTGCACCTCGGGGTCCGCGAAGGCCACGAGGTGGTCTATGTCGAGCGCATCCACGGCCACGACGCCCTTCGGTTGCCGTCCCGCATCGGCGGCCGCCTCCCCCTGACCTGCACCGGCGTCGGTAAGGCGCTTCTGGCGTTCTCGGGCTCCGAGCTGGTCGAGGACGTCCTGGCCGCGTCCCTGCCCCGCCTCACCCCCCACTCGATCATCCATCCGGACCGGCTGCGCACGGCCATCGAGCAGGCCCAGGTCGCGGGTCTGGCCTATGAGGAGGAAGAGGCGGCTCCGGGGGTCAGCTGCATCGCGGCTCCCGTCTTCGACGGACCGACGGCGGTGGCGGCGCTGTCGGTGGCCGTACCCCGCAGCCGCTTCCGGCCCGCGCAGCTGGCCCCGGCCGTCCGGACCGCGGCCCTGGGTCTGTCGAGGGCCCTGCGGTCCGGCACGTGA
- the miaB gene encoding tRNA (N6-isopentenyl adenosine(37)-C2)-methylthiotransferase MiaB: MNVHDSERLSGLLEEAGFVRATEGTGEGEADIVVFNTCAVRENADNRLYGNLGRLAPIKARRPGMQIAVGGCLAQKDRDTIVKKAPWVDVVFGTHNIGSLPVLLERARVQEEAQVEIAESLEAFPSTLPTRRESAYAAWVSISVGCNNTCTFCIVPALRGKEKDRRPGDILAEVETLVAEGVTEITLLGQNVNAYGSDIGDREAFSKLLRACGKVEGLERVRFTSPHPRDFTDDVISAMAETENVMPQLHMPLQSGSDTVLKAMRRSYRQERYLGIIEKVRAAMPDAAISTDIIVGFPGETEEDFEQTLHVVREARFAQAFTFQYSKRPGTPAAEMDGQVPKAVVQERYERLVALQEEISWEENKKQIGRTLEVLVAEGEGRKDDATRRLSGRAADNRLVHFARPEEPVRPGDVVTVDITYAAPHHLLAESPARGVRRTRAGDAWERRNAAGEKKPAGVMLGLPTVGAPPPLPATPTAGCGCD; encoded by the coding sequence ATGAATGTCCACGACTCCGAGCGGCTCTCGGGCCTACTGGAAGAGGCGGGCTTTGTCCGCGCAACGGAGGGCACCGGTGAGGGCGAGGCCGACATCGTCGTCTTCAACACCTGCGCGGTGCGGGAGAACGCCGACAACCGCCTCTACGGCAACCTCGGCCGGCTCGCACCGATCAAGGCGCGGCGGCCGGGCATGCAGATCGCCGTCGGCGGCTGTCTGGCCCAGAAGGACCGCGACACCATCGTCAAGAAGGCCCCCTGGGTCGACGTGGTCTTCGGCACCCACAACATCGGCAGTCTGCCGGTGCTGCTGGAGCGCGCCCGCGTCCAGGAGGAAGCCCAGGTCGAGATCGCCGAGTCCCTGGAAGCCTTCCCCTCCACCCTTCCGACGCGGCGCGAGTCCGCGTACGCCGCGTGGGTCTCCATCTCGGTCGGCTGCAACAACACCTGCACCTTCTGCATCGTCCCGGCGCTGCGCGGCAAGGAGAAGGACCGCCGCCCCGGCGACATCCTCGCCGAAGTGGAGACCCTGGTGGCCGAGGGCGTCACCGAGATCACCCTGCTCGGCCAGAACGTGAACGCGTACGGCTCCGACATCGGCGACCGCGAGGCGTTCAGCAAGCTGCTGCGCGCCTGCGGGAAGGTCGAGGGCCTGGAGCGGGTCCGGTTCACCTCGCCGCATCCGCGCGACTTCACCGACGACGTGATCTCCGCCATGGCGGAGACGGAGAACGTGATGCCGCAGCTGCACATGCCGCTGCAGTCCGGCTCGGACACCGTGCTCAAGGCGATGCGCCGCTCGTACCGGCAGGAGCGCTACCTCGGCATCATCGAGAAGGTGCGCGCCGCGATGCCGGACGCCGCCATCTCGACCGACATCATCGTCGGCTTCCCCGGTGAGACGGAGGAGGACTTCGAGCAGACGCTGCACGTGGTGCGCGAGGCGCGCTTCGCCCAGGCGTTCACCTTCCAGTACTCCAAGCGGCCCGGGACGCCCGCCGCCGAGATGGACGGGCAGGTGCCCAAGGCGGTTGTCCAGGAGCGCTACGAGCGGCTGGTCGCCCTCCAGGAGGAGATCTCCTGGGAGGAGAACAAGAAGCAGATCGGACGCACGCTGGAGGTGCTGGTCGCCGAGGGTGAAGGCCGTAAGGACGACGCCACGCGGCGGCTGTCCGGCCGCGCCGCCGACAACCGCCTGGTGCACTTCGCGCGCCCCGAGGAGCCGGTGCGCCCCGGCGACGTCGTCACCGTCGACATCACCTACGCCGCCCCACACCATCTGCTGGCCGAGAGCCCGGCCCGGGGTGTGCGGCGCACCCGCGCCGGAGACGCCTGGGAACGGCGGAACGCAGCCGGGGAGAAGAAGCCCGCGGGTGTGATGCTGGGCCTGCCGACGGTGGGCGCCCCGCCGCCGCTGCCGGCCACGCCCACCGCGGGCTGCGGCTGCGACTGA
- a CDS encoding class III extradiol dioxygenase subunit B-like domain-containing protein: MLIAAAVCPCPPLLVPEVAAGAAPELDGLRAACAEAVRAVAAARPERLIVVGPAERAGRGPHAQGAAGSFRGFGVELDVRLAASPPDGVSVGDDAAGRSPSPPLASSLPLSLAVAAWLLEHAGWDPAVPVEGLGVGEPLAAERCIEVGRELAGRAERIALLVMGDGTACRTLKAPGYLDERAAPFDAEVARALAAADTGALAALDEELAYELKAAGRAPLQVLAGSAEGAPLKGELRYDEAPYGVGYFVASWSS, from the coding sequence ATGCTGATCGCCGCCGCCGTCTGCCCGTGTCCGCCGCTGCTGGTGCCCGAGGTCGCCGCCGGAGCCGCTCCCGAGCTGGACGGACTGCGTGCGGCATGCGCCGAGGCCGTCCGCGCCGTCGCGGCGGCGCGTCCGGAGCGCCTGATCGTGGTGGGGCCGGCCGAGCGTGCCGGGCGCGGACCGCATGCGCAGGGCGCGGCCGGATCGTTCCGCGGCTTCGGCGTGGAGCTGGATGTGCGGCTGGCCGCGTCGCCGCCGGACGGGGTGTCCGTCGGCGACGATGCCGCGGGGCGGAGCCCCTCGCCCCCGCTTGCGTCCTCGCTGCCACTGTCGCTGGCGGTCGCCGCCTGGCTGCTGGAGCACGCGGGGTGGGACCCGGCGGTGCCCGTCGAGGGGCTGGGTGTGGGGGAACCTCTCGCGGCCGAGCGGTGTATTGAAGTTGGAAGGGAGCTCGCCGGGCGGGCGGAGCGGATCGCGTTGCTGGTGATGGGCGACGGCACCGCATGCCGCACGCTGAAGGCGCCGGGCTATCTCGACGAGCGGGCGGCCCCGTTCGACGCCGAGGTGGCGCGGGCGCTGGCGGCCGCCGACACCGGGGCGCTGGCCGCGCTCGACGAGGAGTTGGCGTACGAGCTCAAGGCGGCGGGCCGCGCGCCGCTGCAGGTGCTCGCGGGGTCGGCCGAGGGGGCGCCCCTGAAGGGGGAGTTGCGGTATGACGAAGCGCCGTACGGGGTGGGGTATTTCGTGGCGAGCTGGTCTTCATAG
- a CDS encoding antitoxin, with the protein MGLMDNLKAKAGEMKGKAGSLAQQHEARIERGLEKAAKTVDTRTKGKYSAKIETGRGKAKGALNRLSHMDEDKPKRKRNE; encoded by the coding sequence ATGGGCCTGATGGACAATCTCAAGGCCAAGGCCGGTGAGATGAAGGGCAAGGCCGGCAGCCTTGCGCAGCAGCACGAGGCCAGGATCGAGCGGGGCCTGGAGAAGGCGGCCAAGACGGTCGACACCAGGACCAAGGGCAAGTACAGCGCCAAGATCGAGACTGGCAGGGGCAAGGCGAAGGGCGCTCTCAACCGCCTCTCGCACATGGACGAGGACAAGCCCAAGCGCAAGCGCAACGAATAA
- the miaA gene encoding tRNA (adenosine(37)-N6)-dimethylallyltransferase MiaA, producing MNTAGHPPRVIAVVGPTAAGKSDLGVALARHLDGEVVNADSMQLYRGMDIGTAKLTEDERQGVPHRLLDIWDVTQTASVAEYQRLARAEMDRLLDEGRTPVLVGGSGLYIRGAIDALEFPGTDPAVRARLEAELEERGSGALHARLGAADPEAARAILPSNGRRVVRALEVIEITGRPFTANLPGHEAVYDTLQIGVDVERPELDERIALRVDRMWDAGLVEEVRLLEAAGLRSGRTASRALGYQQVLAALAEECTEGEARAETVRATKRFARRQDSWFRRDPRVHWLSGAADRRGELLASALALVERAVTA from the coding sequence GTGAATACTGCAGGCCACCCGCCGCGAGTCATCGCCGTCGTCGGCCCCACCGCGGCCGGAAAGTCCGATCTGGGCGTCGCGCTCGCCAGACATCTCGACGGCGAGGTCGTCAACGCCGACTCCATGCAGCTCTACCGGGGCATGGACATCGGCACCGCCAAGCTGACGGAGGACGAGCGGCAGGGGGTGCCACACCGGCTGCTGGACATCTGGGACGTCACCCAGACCGCGAGCGTCGCCGAGTACCAGCGGCTGGCCCGCGCCGAGATGGACCGCCTGCTCGACGAGGGCCGCACCCCCGTCCTGGTCGGCGGATCCGGCCTCTACATCCGCGGGGCCATCGACGCGCTCGAGTTCCCGGGCACCGACCCCGCCGTCCGGGCCCGGCTCGAGGCCGAGCTGGAGGAGCGCGGCTCCGGGGCCCTGCACGCCCGGCTCGGCGCCGCCGACCCCGAGGCGGCCCGTGCGATCCTGCCCAGCAACGGCCGCAGGGTGGTCCGGGCGCTGGAGGTCATCGAGATCACGGGCCGCCCCTTCACCGCCAATCTGCCCGGGCATGAGGCGGTCTACGACACGCTCCAGATCGGCGTCGACGTCGAGCGGCCCGAGCTGGACGAGCGGATCGCCCTGCGGGTGGACCGGATGTGGGACGCGGGGCTGGTCGAGGAGGTCCGCCTGCTGGAGGCCGCCGGGCTGCGCTCCGGCCGTACCGCCTCCCGCGCCCTCGGCTATCAGCAAGTGCTCGCCGCGCTCGCGGAGGAGTGCACCGAGGGAGAGGCGAGGGCCGAAACCGTGCGCGCCACCAAGCGGTTCGCGCGCCGCCAGGATTCCTGGTTCCGCCGTGATCCCCGGGTCCACTGGCTGAGCGGAGCCGCCGACCGCAGAGGGGAACTCCTGGCGAGCGCGCTCGCCTTGGTTGAACGGGCGGTCACAGCCTGA
- the dapF gene encoding diaminopimelate epimerase: MSTAPRLSFLKGHGTENDFVIVPDLDGSLELSAAAVARICDRRAGIGGDGLIRVVRSSAHPEARAMADQAEWFMDYRNSDGSIAEMCGNGVRVFARYLQRAGLAEAGDLAVATRAGVRRVHIAKDVGDAAQPGEATAGPDGPITVVMGEATLPGPGPEAEMTVTVGEQSWPARNVNMGNPHAVAFVDDLAQAGDLLAAPAVRPASAYPHGTNVEFVVDRGPRHVAMRVHERGSGETRSCGTGACAVMVAAARRDGADPAVTGHPVTYTVDVPGGRLVISERPDGTVEMTGPAVIVAEGELDPAWLRTDLG, encoded by the coding sequence ATGAGCACCGCACCACGGCTGTCCTTCCTCAAGGGTCACGGCACCGAGAACGACTTCGTCATCGTCCCCGACCTGGACGGCAGCCTGGAGCTGTCCGCGGCCGCCGTCGCCCGGATCTGCGACCGCCGTGCCGGTATCGGCGGTGACGGGCTGATCCGCGTCGTGCGGTCCTCGGCACACCCCGAGGCGCGGGCCATGGCCGACCAGGCCGAGTGGTTCATGGACTACCGCAACAGCGACGGCAGCATCGCCGAGATGTGCGGCAACGGAGTCCGCGTCTTCGCCCGGTATCTGCAGCGGGCCGGTCTCGCCGAAGCGGGCGATCTCGCGGTCGCCACCCGGGCCGGAGTACGCCGGGTCCACATCGCCAAGGACGTCGGTGACGCCGCACAGCCGGGCGAGGCCACGGCGGGGCCCGACGGCCCGATCACCGTGGTGATGGGCGAGGCCACGCTGCCCGGGCCCGGCCCCGAGGCGGAGATGACGGTCACGGTGGGTGAGCAGAGCTGGCCCGCGCGCAACGTGAACATGGGCAACCCGCACGCGGTCGCCTTCGTCGACGATCTTGCCCAGGCCGGTGATCTGCTCGCGGCCCCCGCCGTGCGCCCCGCCTCCGCGTACCCCCACGGCACCAATGTCGAGTTCGTCGTCGACCGCGGACCGCGCCATGTCGCGATGCGCGTGCATGAGCGCGGCTCCGGTGAGACCCGCTCCTGCGGCACCGGCGCCTGCGCCGTGATGGTGGCCGCCGCGCGCCGTGACGGGGCCGACCCGGCGGTCACCGGCCACCCCGTCACCTACACGGTGGACGTCCCGGGAGGGCGCCTTGTGATCAGTGAACGGCCGGACGGTACGGTGGAGATGACCGGCCCTGCCGTGATCGTGGCCGAGGGGGAACTGGATCCCGCTTGGCTGCGCACGGACCTCGGCTGA
- a CDS encoding RelA/SpoT family protein — translation MSAEATDQAPFGRRRGLPRIDLRNLRRFSRAALLGPASRGRLPDAIEHVAKVHRAHHPGADLDVLRKAYVLAESSHRGQMRKSGEPYITHPLAVTLILAELGAETTTLTASLLHDTVEDTEVTLDQVGEEFGEEVRYLVDGVTKLEKVDYGAAAEPETFRKMLVATGNDVRVMSIKLADRLHNMRTLGVMRPEKQVRIAKVTRDVLIPLAERLGVQALKTELEDLVFAILHPEEYARTRELLQAHAGRPDPLARAAEDVRGVLHEAGITAEVLVRPRHFVSVHRVGLKRGELTGADLGRLLVLVSDDADCYAVLGELHTCFTPVISEFKDFIAVPKFNLYQSLHTAMAGRDGEVTEVLIRTHQMHRVAEAGVIALGNPYTPTEGADAPEGERADPTRPGWLSRLLDWQSATPDPDLFWTSLRDDLAQDREITVFRSDGGTLGLPAGASCVDAAYALYGEDAHSCIGARVNGRIATLSTVLRDGDTLQLLMAGDTRDAASHGPSPEWLDHARTPAARIAINRWLAAHPAPQPAQHESRDAVQEPGAESASTLSGQDGQDGQDAQGSQASQGGETAGPAAGAVRPEAGIVVDRPGATVRLARCCTPVPPDAVTGFAVRGGAVTVHRERCPGVARMTAAGRTAVAVRWADEDDGDGGGDYRVTLFAEAFSRPHLLADLTEAIAAEGAEVVAAAVEPPREQRVRHTYTLQLPDAGRLPTLMRAMRNVPGVYDVTREGRSMAAARS, via the coding sequence ATGAGCGCAGAGGCCACCGACCAGGCCCCGTTCGGCCGCAGGCGCGGTCTCCCCCGCATCGACCTGCGCAATCTCCGCAGGTTCAGCCGGGCAGCCTTGCTGGGGCCGGCCTCCCGCGGCCGGCTGCCGGACGCGATCGAGCATGTGGCCAAGGTCCACCGCGCACACCATCCCGGAGCCGATCTGGATGTGCTCCGCAAGGCGTATGTCCTGGCTGAGTCCTCCCACCGCGGCCAGATGCGCAAGAGCGGTGAGCCGTACATCACCCATCCGCTGGCCGTCACGCTGATCCTCGCCGAACTGGGCGCCGAGACCACGACATTGACGGCCTCGCTGCTCCACGACACCGTCGAGGACACCGAGGTGACCCTCGATCAGGTGGGGGAGGAGTTCGGCGAGGAGGTCCGCTATCTCGTCGACGGCGTCACCAAGTTGGAGAAGGTCGACTACGGCGCGGCGGCCGAGCCCGAGACCTTCCGCAAGATGCTCGTCGCCACGGGCAACGACGTCCGGGTGATGTCGATCAAACTCGCCGACCGGCTGCACAACATGCGCACCCTCGGCGTGATGCGCCCCGAGAAACAGGTCCGCATCGCCAAGGTCACCCGCGATGTGCTGATCCCGCTCGCCGAGCGGCTCGGGGTGCAGGCGCTCAAGACCGAGCTGGAGGACCTGGTCTTCGCCATCCTCCATCCCGAGGAGTACGCGCGGACCCGCGAGCTCCTCCAGGCCCACGCCGGGCGCCCCGACCCGCTGGCCCGCGCCGCCGAGGACGTTCGGGGCGTGCTGCACGAGGCCGGCATCACCGCCGAAGTCCTGGTCCGGCCGCGGCACTTCGTCTCCGTCCACCGGGTCGGGCTCAAGCGCGGCGAGCTGACCGGCGCCGACCTCGGCCGCCTCCTCGTCCTCGTCTCCGACGACGCGGACTGCTACGCGGTCCTGGGCGAGCTGCACACCTGCTTCACCCCGGTGATCTCGGAGTTCAAGGACTTCATCGCGGTCCCCAAGTTCAACCTCTACCAGTCGCTGCACACGGCCATGGCCGGGCGGGACGGCGAGGTCACCGAGGTCCTCATCCGCACCCATCAGATGCACCGGGTCGCGGAGGCCGGAGTGATCGCCCTCGGCAATCCGTACACCCCGACGGAGGGCGCCGACGCCCCCGAGGGCGAGCGGGCCGACCCGACCCGTCCCGGCTGGCTGTCCCGGCTGCTCGACTGGCAGAGCGCCACCCCCGACCCCGACCTCTTCTGGACCTCGCTCCGCGACGACCTCGCCCAGGACCGGGAGATCACGGTCTTCCGCTCCGACGGCGGGACGCTCGGCCTGCCCGCGGGCGCGAGCTGTGTGGACGCCGCGTACGCCCTGTACGGCGAGGACGCGCACTCCTGTATCGGCGCCCGGGTCAACGGCCGGATCGCGACCCTGAGCACGGTGCTGCGCGACGGCGACACCCTGCAGCTCCTGATGGCCGGCGACACCCGGGACGCCGCCTCGCACGGCCCCTCGCCGGAGTGGCTCGACCACGCCCGCACCCCGGCCGCCCGCATCGCCATCAACCGCTGGCTGGCCGCCCACCCGGCGCCGCAGCCCGCCCAGCACGAGTCCCGGGACGCGGTCCAGGAGCCGGGGGCGGAGTCCGCCTCCACCCTCTCCGGCCAGGACGGCCAGGACGGACAGGACGCGCAGGGCTCGCAGGCTTCGCAGGGCGGCGAAACCGCCGGCCCCGCGGCCGGGGCGGTCCGCCCCGAGGCGGGCATCGTCGTCGACCGACCCGGCGCGACCGTACGGCTGGCCCGCTGCTGCACCCCCGTGCCGCCCGACGCGGTCACCGGCTTCGCGGTCCGCGGCGGAGCCGTCACCGTGCACCGCGAGCGCTGCCCCGGGGTGGCGCGGATGACCGCGGCCGGGCGCACGGCCGTCGCGGTGCGCTGGGCTGACGAGGACGACGGGGACGGGGGCGGCGACTATCGCGTGACCCTCTTCGCGGAGGCGTTCAGCAGGCCGCATCTGCTCGCGGATCTCACCGAGGCCATCGCAGCCGAGGGCGCGGAGGTGGTCGCGGCCGCCGTCGAACCGCCCCGTGAGCAGCGGGTCCGGCACACCTACACGCTCCAGTTGCCCGACGCGGGCCGGCTGCCGACGCTGATGCGGGCCATGCGCAACGTCCCCGGGGTCTACGACGTGACACGCGAGGGCCGCAGCATGGCCGCGGCGCGCTCCTGA
- a CDS encoding M1 family metallopeptidase, translated as MTFSSGRRPWPPRTGRRRTALVAAAMAAVFLAVGPSSAAGPVSSTHPGPLGIGDPLFPELGNPGYDVTAYDIAFDYRRQDRPLDAVTTIDARATAPLRTVNLDFAQGVVDSVRVDGARARFVTAGEDLVVTPPTPLRKGAAFRVTVHHTSDPRGGANGGWVRTGDGLVMANQANAAHRVFPCNDHPADKARFTFRITAPKSLTVVAGGLPGQRVRKGSRTTWTYRLAHPMATELAQISIGRSAVPRRTGPHGLPVRDVVPAADRARLEKWLARTPGQLAWMEKKAGRYPFENYGVLIAHATTGFELETQTLSLFERDLFTSEQLPRWYIESIMVHELAHQWFGDSVSPRRWSDLWLNEGHATWYEALYADERGKASLKRRMRKAYEQSDAWRAEGGPPAAPKPADSDQQIGIFRPVVYDGSALVLYALRQRIGRTAFDRLEREWVLRHRDGVASTADFIRLASQVAGRDLSGFLHPWLYGKKTPPMPGHPDWRPTAKESTKGAALPGARAGRHAVRYAVPWAVKPG; from the coding sequence ATGACGTTTTCTTCGGGGCGCCGCCCCTGGCCGCCGCGCACCGGGCGCCGCAGGACCGCGCTGGTGGCCGCGGCCATGGCCGCGGTCTTCCTCGCGGTCGGCCCCTCCTCCGCCGCGGGGCCGGTATCGTCCACGCACCCTGGGCCCCTGGGCATCGGCGACCCGCTCTTCCCGGAGCTCGGCAACCCCGGGTACGACGTCACGGCGTACGACATCGCGTTCGACTACCGCCGTCAGGACCGGCCGCTCGACGCCGTCACCACGATCGACGCCCGCGCCACCGCCCCCCTGCGCACCGTCAACCTCGACTTCGCCCAGGGCGTCGTGGACTCGGTGCGGGTCGACGGAGCGCGGGCCCGGTTCGTGACGGCCGGTGAGGACCTGGTGGTCACGCCGCCCACCCCGCTCCGTAAGGGCGCCGCCTTCCGGGTCACCGTCCACCACACCAGCGATCCGCGGGGCGGCGCCAACGGCGGCTGGGTCCGTACCGGCGACGGGCTGGTCATGGCCAACCAGGCCAACGCCGCCCACCGGGTCTTCCCCTGCAACGACCACCCCGCCGACAAGGCCCGCTTCACCTTCCGGATCACCGCACCGAAGAGCCTTACGGTCGTCGCGGGCGGACTTCCCGGACAGCGCGTCCGCAAGGGATCGCGGACCACCTGGACGTACCGCCTCGCCCATCCCATGGCCACCGAACTGGCGCAGATCTCCATCGGCCGCTCCGCCGTGCCGCGCCGCACCGGGCCGCACGGGCTGCCGGTGCGCGACGTCGTACCCGCGGCGGACCGCGCACGGCTGGAGAAGTGGCTCGCGCGCACTCCCGGACAGCTTGCCTGGATGGAGAAGAAGGCCGGGCGCTACCCCTTCGAGAACTACGGCGTCCTGATCGCCCACGCCACCACCGGCTTCGAACTGGAGACACAGACGCTCTCCCTCTTCGAGCGCGATCTGTTCACCAGCGAGCAGCTACCCCGGTGGTACATCGAATCGATCATGGTGCATGAGCTGGCGCACCAGTGGTTCGGCGACAGCGTCAGCCCGCGCCGCTGGTCCGATCTATGGCTCAACGAGGGCCACGCCACCTGGTACGAGGCGCTGTACGCCGATGAGCGCGGTAAGGCGAGCCTGAAGCGGCGGATGCGCAAGGCGTACGAGCAGTCCGACGCCTGGCGGGCCGAGGGAGGGCCGCCCGCGGCCCCCAAGCCCGCCGACTCCGACCAGCAGATCGGCATCTTCCGCCCGGTCGTCTACGACGGCAGCGCGCTGGTGCTGTACGCGCTGCGGCAGCGGATCGGCCGGACCGCCTTCGACCGGCTGGAGCGGGAATGGGTGCTCCGCCACCGCGACGGAGTGGCCTCGACCGCCGATTTCATCCGGTTGGCCTCCCAGGTGGCGGGGCGCGATCTGAGCGGATTCCTCCACCCCTGGCTGTACGGCAAGAAGACGCCGCCGATGCCGGGACACCCCGACTGGCGGCCGACGGCGAAAGAGAGCACGAAGGGTGCCGCGCTGCCGGGCGCCCGGGCGGGGCGGCATGCGGTGCGTTACGCGGTGCCATGGGCCGTGAAACCAGGGTGA
- the hflX gene encoding GTPase HflX, whose product MTHSSSLPQDRQRPAESLRADALMEEDVAWSHEIDEERDGDQYDRSDRAALRRVVGLSTELEDITEVEYRQLRLERVVLVGVWTSGTAQDAENSLAELAALAETAGALVLDGVIQRRNKPDPATYIGSGKAEELRDIVVESGADTVVCDGELSPGQLIHLEDVVKVKVVDRTALILDIFAQHAKSREGKAQVSLAQMQYMLPRLRGWGQSLSRQMGGGGSGSSGGGMATRGPGETKIETDRRRIREKMAKMRREIAEMKTGRDIKRQERRRHKVPSVAIAGYTNAGKSSLLNRLTGAGVLVENALFATLDPTVRRAETPSGRLYTLADTVGFVRHLPHHLVEAFRSTMEEVGDADLIVHVVDGSHPAPEEQLAAVREVIRDVGAVDVPEIVVINKADLADPLVVQRLLRMERRAMAVSARSGLGIDELLAVIDEELPRPQVEIEVLLPYTHGKLVARTHVEGEVLSEEHTPEGTLLKARVHEELAAELRRFVPAAAAGQH is encoded by the coding sequence TTGACCCACTCCTCTTCCCTTCCGCAGGACCGGCAGCGACCCGCCGAGAGCCTTCGGGCCGACGCCCTGATGGAAGAGGACGTCGCCTGGAGTCACGAGATCGACGAGGAGCGTGACGGCGACCAGTACGACCGCTCCGACCGTGCCGCGCTGCGGCGTGTGGTGGGGCTGTCCACCGAGCTCGAGGACATCACCGAGGTCGAATACCGGCAGCTGCGCCTGGAGCGCGTGGTCCTGGTCGGTGTATGGACCTCCGGCACGGCGCAGGACGCGGAGAACTCCCTGGCGGAGCTGGCCGCGCTCGCCGAGACCGCCGGTGCCCTGGTGCTCGACGGCGTGATCCAGCGGCGCAACAAGCCGGATCCCGCCACCTACATCGGCTCCGGCAAGGCCGAGGAACTGCGCGACATCGTGGTCGAGTCCGGTGCCGACACCGTGGTCTGCGACGGTGAGCTGAGCCCCGGCCAGCTGATCCATCTCGAGGACGTCGTCAAGGTCAAGGTGGTCGACCGGACCGCCCTGATCCTCGACATCTTCGCCCAGCACGCCAAGTCCCGAGAGGGCAAGGCGCAGGTCTCGCTCGCCCAGATGCAGTACATGCTGCCGCGGCTGCGAGGCTGGGGTCAGTCGCTGTCCCGGCAGATGGGTGGCGGTGGCTCCGGATCCTCGGGCGGCGGTATGGCCACCCGTGGTCCCGGTGAGACCAAGATCGAGACGGACCGGCGCCGCATCCGCGAGAAGATGGCGAAGATGCGCCGCGAGATCGCCGAGATGAAGACCGGCCGTGACATCAAGCGGCAGGAGCGTCGGCGCCACAAGGTCCCCTCCGTCGCCATCGCCGGATACACCAACGCGGGCAAGTCATCGCTGCTCAACCGGCTCACCGGTGCGGGCGTCCTGGTGGAGAACGCACTGTTCGCCACCCTGGACCCGACCGTGCGCCGGGCCGAGACCCCCAGCGGGCGGCTGTACACACTGGCGGACACCGTCGGGTTCGTCCGGCACCTGCCGCACCACCTGGTGGAGGCGTTCCGCTCCACGATGGAGGAGGTCGGCGATGCCGATCTGATCGTCCATGTGGTGGACGGCTCGCATCCGGCGCCGGAGGAGCAGCTGGCTGCCGTGCGCGAGGTGATCCGCGATGTGGGCGCGGTCGATGTGCCCGAGATCGTCGTGATCAACAAGGCGGATCTGGCCGATCCGCTGGTCGTGCAGCGGCTGCTGCGCATGGAGCGGCGCGCCATGGCGGTGTCGGCCCGCAGCGGACTGGGCATCGACGAGCTGCTCGCGGTGATCGACGAGGAGCTGCCCCGGCCCCAGGTCGAGATCGAGGTCCTGCTGCCGTACACCCACGGCAAGCTGGTCGCGCGCACCCACGTCGAGGGTGAGGTGCTCTCCGAGGAGCACACCCCCGAGGGCACCCTGCTCAAGGCGCGGGTGCACGAGGAGCTCGCGGCGGAGCTGCGGCGTTTCGTCCCGGCCGCGGCCGCCGGACAGCACTAG